One Argentina anserina chromosome 6, drPotAnse1.1, whole genome shotgun sequence genomic window, aatgctgcttgcatagagcagacgaagttaggtttcatcaagggagacaacaccaagcatatttcgcctaagttcttctacaatgttcaacaacagaagttcttgaatgttcagatcaatcaagtgagttcagaatccaatgttgcggatttgttcaccaagtctttgcctaaatctacttttgtgaaacatgtgaagagcattggcatgcgtcgtttatcggaacactagagtttggtagacttcagggggagtctacatcacatgttaagatccttaagtagttggtgcgttgtgctctttttcccttcgatcaagcttttgttttacccaagaggtttttgttttgcttgacaaggtttttaccgaggcaacgttgtgcgccatgcaacctaggcatgcgacacaagggggagtgttccgggagaattactattctacccttgtgtgtgtcttagcctaataggtttcctgttaggagatagattagcatctccgtagtagattaggactccgaatcctacgggattgtggtgttgtaaatgcctatatataggcccacatatcattcaataatatataagtaattcatcctcaaacaagatgattttttttgtcaagtACCGGTTAGTATAGCTGCATAAGTTCAAATTTCCCGAACTGACGCCACTGTTGAGAAAACCAAGTAAAGAGGCTCACGTCATTTCCCTCGACTaatctatatatattctatttttttttctttttatatccCAAGATCCGATTCTGAGTTTCATTTCAAATAATCACCATTCACACTTATAATATAAAATCACattaatactttttttttacaaaccACATTAATATATTTAGGATATCTCTTTGACCAACCCAAAAGATGCCCCATTTTGAAAATATTGCACCCTGGAGGCCTGAagataaacttggtaaaaatccCCAAAGATCATTCATGTGACACCTCTCTATAGTCATCActcatgtgatttttttttaaaaagcaAAATATCCAACTTGCTTGCTTCTCATTAAATACCTCTCCTACCATCCTCCCCCCTCAACTTTATCATTTTCCATAACAATTGTTTTCCTCTAGctcacccaaaaaaaaaggtccAATAATCAACACGACAGCACATCATAAACAAGTAGTCATGAAGAAACAACATAGTAGATTAGTAGTAATGCCCAGCTAGTCTCTTGCTGATTTtcctctttcattttctttttcttttttggatttgtttttttgggCGGGTCTTCTTCTCCAAAGTCCAACCTCCCTCTTTTATTGCCTAGTCATCTGCACCTCTTTCTCCACACTCCCACAGACTCTTACACCTACGCACATtcacacctctctctctctatctctcgtCTAGTCTCTATAATTTTATGGCCAAAGGAGGTGGACTCCCCATTGATTCAGATCCAATTGCCTACTTGTCTCTTCACAAACCCATAGTCCTCAACTCCTTCCAACATCACTGCCCTAATAATTCTACTTCTGCTTCTTCCACCCACCACCGCCTCTCTGCCTCTTCTCCAAtggatcaccaccaccacaaccacCCCAGGTCACCACCAcagcctcctcctcctcctccctccCCTCAGCCCCAGACCCTACAATTCTCAGTCAACCTCAACTGCACCGACGACAACGAAAACGACAACAACAACCACCTCAACTCGCCGCCGCAGTCAGACGACAACCAGCGCAAGGTCGTCGACGAGCGCGACTTCTTCGCCgataacaacaacaacaacaaggcCGAGGAAGCTTCCACTGACAAAATGGACTTCGACGACGGCCCTTCCGGCATGGATTTCAACGTTAACGTGAGTCGACTCGCCGCCCTTTCTCTTTCTGGGTTTTCGAGTACTGTATGAAATGGCTCCAAAGCTTCAAGCTTTTTGGTTTCTGAGACTAGCCTAATTGAACATGCACATGTTTTTATATTAAAGAAATGCTCTTATTATATTTTACTGTAGTCTGTAATGGTTTTAGCCTATTCATAATTGCTGGGGGGTTTTGCAGACTGGGTTGAATCTTCTCATAACAAATACTAGCAGTGACCAGTCGGTTGTGGATGATGGCATTTCGTCGAGCATGGAGGATAAAAGAGCTAAAAGTGAGGTAAAATATCAATGTGAAAATtaagttttgatctttttgTGTCAACAGTTTTGGGTTTTTGCTGATCTTGCGATTTTTACTTGGGTTTGTAGCTGGCTGTTCTTCAAGCTGAGCTGGAGAGGATGAACGCGGAGAATCAAAGGTTAAGAGGGATGCTTAATCAGGTCACTACTAATTACAATGCTCTACAAGTGCATTTGCTGAGTTTGATGCAAAACCCGAAGGGTGAGAGCATTGCAGAAGTGGAAGAGAAGAAGCTTAGTACTGGCAATGGACCGCCTATAGTTGTTCCGAGGCAGTTTATGGATCTTGGACTGGCTGCAGCAAATGGGGATGCCGAAGAGCCGTCGCAGTCTTCTTCGGATGAGAGGAGCCGGGAGCAGCGGTCTGGTTCAGGAGACAATGGGAAGATTGGTGCTGGacatgttggtgatgagggGCATGTGTTTGAtcaggagaagaagaagtttgGTAGGGGGGTTAGTGGGAGAGAGGAGAGTCCTGATCAACAAACGCAGAATTGGGGACCTAACAAAGTTCCAAGGATTAATTCTCCAAAGGAGGTTGATCAAGCTGAGGCTACAATGAGGAAGGCTCGTGTTTCTGTTAGAGCTCGATCGGAGGCCCCCATGGTAAGTCTTATTTCAACTGAAATGTTAGCTTCATATGTGTTCATTGCTTTTCGGACGAGCTGTAACTAGTTAGTAGTATCGTACGGTGCAAGACATTATCTTTGTTTGTACCAAAATGTTTGTTCATGGAAAACTTTGTTGGTTTCAGATCACTGATGGATGTCAATGGCGCAAGTATGGGCAAAAGATGGCGAAAGGTAACCCATGTCCTCGAGCTTATTACAGATGCACCATGGCTGCTGGTTGCCCAGTTAGAAAACAAGTAAGCttgttatttttttgaaaatctAACAGTGTtgtctttcttttttgaaCTTAGATGTTATGTTTTTACATTGCGAATTTATGTATTGATTTGAATTACTGAACTGATCAAACAGGTACAAAGATGTGCTGAAGATAGGACGATCCTGATCACAACATATGAAGGCAATCACAACCACCCGTTGCCGCCAGCCGCCATGGCAATGGCATCGACCACATCATCTGCAGCTCGAATGCTACTCTCCGGGTCTATGACAAGCGCTGATGGCCTAATGGATTCAAACTTGCTCACAAGAACCATTCTCCCATGCTCCTCAAGCATGGCCACTATCTCAGCGTCAGCTCCATTTCCAACTGTTACATTGGACTTAACACAGTCCCCCAACCCTTTACAGTTCCCAAGGCAACCAGGACAATTCAACATTCCATTCCCAAACCAGCCCCAGAACATAACCAACGGACCAGCTGCTGCCTCATTGCTGCCCCAAATCTTCGGTCAGGTGCTCTACAACCAGTCAAAGTTCTCTGGCCTTCAAATGTCACAGGACATGGACCGTAATGCTCAACCAGAACAAGGTCAGCAAGGACAGCAGCCGAACTCATTGGCCGATACTGTCACTGCTGCCACAGCCGCTATCGCAGCTGATCCGGGCTTCACTGCAGCTCTAGCAGCAGCCATCACCTCCATCATTGGCAATGCTCATCCAAACAGCAATGGTAACAATTCAACCACCAACAACACAAGCAACACCAATGGGAATGGAAACAACAGCAGCAAATTGCAACAATAAGAGTATTGGCAAATCCAGTTTTCCAGGGAACTGAAGAAAGCCACTTTTCTTTGTTCCTTTtaggttttttctttctcttttatttggagatggaaagaaagtgaaaaatatacatgttcttttttctttggggATTTGGAGGGGATACAAGTTGAAACATAGGTTCCTTATATTCTTTTGTTATTTGAATAATGTCCAAACTATATGTCATCAAGGAAAAAAACAAAGGAAGAGCTAAGAATGCAAATTGGTTTACCAATTGTTGTTTGTATGCGGAAATAGTGGGGTTGGAGTTTTTTTGGCAGCCATTATTAGTTTATGTCAAGGTTCTATGTTTTCCTTTGTACCAAAAAAAAGGTTCTATGTTTTCCTAAAGAGCAAACAAAAGCCATTAGATGGGAAAGGAACAAAGGAAAATATGAATTTAGGAAAAGAACAAGAGGGAATTAGGGTTTATATGTTTTCCTGCTTGGAGTTATATAAGTGGCGGTCAACAAAAACGTCTGGGAGTGACCCCCCAAAGGAGAATACGAGATATGTGGATTAGTTTGACACgttaagaagaaagaaagaaagagacttTGGCTGGTCACATTTTTTCTTCTGATTTCTTTTCATGTCATCATGTTTGAAATTatcattttccttttttgcTGCAatcgaatttttttttccttttttttttttccattttaaaGCAGTCCGAGTGTGTCTTTAGCTTCACATATTTGGCGTCCTATTTTGGTAGTCATATCCTTTTGCATGATGCAGTACTTATGGCTTTGATAATTGATATGAATGGTTGGATTGTGAAAGGGGTTTTGAGTTCAGAGCTGATGTGATAGTGAGAGATGGACATTGGCAGGAGTGGTTGGTAATCAAAATTATTGTAGCTTGTTGGGAACAAGGCAAGTCTTGAATCTTGCTATGCTATTGCGTTTCTTAAAAAATTTAGTTGGTTCTTTGGATCTTTTGTAAGACGCGTGTTCATGATTTTCAGAAGTGATCACATTAGTTTTGTATCCTCAAAATCGGATCACAAACATGTTTAGATTACTCTAGGAATCTTATAGGCGTTGTTTACATGATGATTCAAGACGATTGCTCACCCCGGCCTTATGTTTAATTCTTCATGGCTAAGATGCAAATCCTCCTCCATTAGATATGTCTCATCTTCATCAATGGCTCACTGAGTCATTTGTATTATGTCGTTGGGATTGTTTGTAATAGATTTTTAAACGAGTTTTTCTCGTTATGGAGCGTATACACAATAAAGTTGGTAGTTCTACAAGGAAATGCTTGGCCTGTGGATATTTGTTCCTTCGATCTATTTGCAAATAATTCCTtcacttcttttttattttatttttgttcccTTTCTGCATTATGAGGATTTTAAGCTTGTTAGTATGGCTTGTGGAGATCTTTAGATGGTGTATGTGCTGTTGTGGTTGCTCGAGACTAATTTGAAGCTTTTGCCCGCGGATATAGTGATGTCAATGTGTCACCTTTGTCGTGCTTTATGAGATTGTCTATGTTTCatagatttatttattttgattttgatgtctTGTGGGAGTCCAAAGAGTCCTATGCACTACATGTATATACTGTAAATGGTTAAAATCGATAACTTTCATATGGATACATGACAGCTAAGACATCTTAATTGTCCATATTACATCAGTAGTTGCACACAAACTCGatagttttgttcttgtttgaaTCTTACATCACCGAAttaacaataataataataataaagatCTAAGACAAGGCTTATGTGCTTCCTGGGCTTTCTATAATCTTGCAACTCACATAAAGGCGCCAGTATCCAAGTTTCAAAACCAGACTGGTAGGTGACCCCCTAGACCCGGACAGTGACTGGAGCTTGCGATTGCCTCCAACTTCAACGCTCACGGTCCCAAACCTAGATCCAATAGAAACAAAACACCTCAGCATCTGGGACTGTAAAAATATCCCAACCGTCCATCGACCAGCATTGAACCCATCAACAGAAAGAGTAGCTACACCGCAACGTAGACGAACCTCCCTCGTTTCTACTTGTGTCCTATGATTGAGTTTCCTCGTTATTTCAGTGTGTTCGTCTTCTCCCAGGAACCCAACTCAGTTCAACTCAGAATGTAAGTAAATTTCTTTTTCCACTTTTTCCCTACTGTTTGATTGTTTCAGTTTCATGTCTTATGATTCAACTCTCACACATATTCCATGTCAAATTGTGATtagaaattattatttaatttagttattagGGTTCCTCAGAAGATTTTTGAAAAGAGtaaaagaacataaatttGAAGCTTGATCATGTTATTGTTGAGACccttttgattttcttaaGTCAAACTTGTCGGGTATTTTTAGTAGTGATACAAATTTGGCTGGTTTGTTTTGCAGTGCTGAAAAATGGGTACCAAAATCAGGGCTTGTTTGGTGACTCTAATTCAGTTTCTGCTTCTGTCCCATGTGGTGCTCTCCGAACCCAATGATGGGTTGATCAGAATTGGACTTAAAAAGGTGAAATTGGATCAAACATCTCAGCTTCATAGGGAAACTAATGCTAAAAATGCACAAGGTGGTGTTAGAGCTCCTTTGAAGGAGTACCGTCTCCGTGGGGATTTATCTGGGGACACTGATATTGTTGAACTGAAGAACTATATGG contains:
- the LOC126797845 gene encoding LOW QUALITY PROTEIN: probable WRKY transcription factor 31 (The sequence of the model RefSeq protein was modified relative to this genomic sequence to represent the inferred CDS: inserted 2 bases in 1 codon) — protein: MAKGGGLPIDSDPIAYLSLHKPIVLNSFQHHCPNNSTSASSTHHRLSASSPMDHHHHNHPRSPPQPPPPPPSPQPQTLQFSVNLNCTDDNENDNNNHLNSPPQSDDNQRKVVDERDFFADNNNNNKAEEASTDKMDFDDGPSGMDFNVNTGLNLLITNTSSDQSVVDDGISSSMEDKRAKSELAVLQAELERMNAENQRLRGMLNQVTTNYNALQVHLLSLMQNPKGESIAEVEEKKLSTGNGPPIVVPRQFMDLGLAAANGDAEEPSQSSSDERSREQRSGSGDNGKIGAGHVGDEGHVFDQEKKKFGRGVSGREESPDQQTQNWGPNKVPRINSPKEVDQAEATMRKARVSVRARSEAPMITDGCQWRKYGQKMAKGNPCPRAYYRCTMAAGCPVRKQVQRCAEDRTILITTYEGNHNHPLPPAAMAMASTTSSAARMLLSGSMTSADGLMDSNLLTRTILPCSSSMATISASAPFPTVTLDLTQSPNPLQFPRQPGQFNIPFPNQPQNITNGPAAASLLPQIFGQVLYNQSKFSGLQMSQDMDRNAQPEQGQQGQQPNSLADTVTAATAAIAADPGFTAALAAAITSIIGNAHPNSNGNNSTTNNTSNTNGNXETTAANCNNKSIGKSSFPGN